The Malus sylvestris chromosome 8, drMalSylv7.2, whole genome shotgun sequence genomic interval AATACATTTTAAAGCGTTTGGTGCCAACTTagcataaaaaaaagaaaaaaaaaaagtatcacTGTGAAATAATTCCGAATATTCAGAGGGTAAAATTATAATTAGCCCAAATGAAAAGGAGGCAATGATTCCAAAAAGAAGGTTTTTATTCCAGAATGGGGCTATTAAAATGAATCAAATCCAGATGAATGTGAGTGGAATTGGAATAAAACTCTAGGTTTACAACTTTGCATATTCCACCAATGATAAACTAAACAATATCTTACGTAGTACATGTAGGGAATCTCACTTTTCTCCCTGGGTAGGAATTTAGCATTAGGATTCCTTGCATTATTATTGTTCCATGATTAGGCAAATCAGAATTAGAATATATATTAGAGgaatagagaagaaattaatgtTTAAGCGCATTCTAAAGATGAGAGTGCTGGTGAAGGGACTTGCTTAATAAAAAAGTTATTCCATTTTTCAAGGGCCTAATTCAGAGCTTTTATGGCTTTAACCTTCCTTTTGCTTGCCTAACTCTTTCACTTTTTTGACAATCTCTGTAGCTACCAGAATTTTGCTAAACTTCTCTATCAAGTTCGGCTTCAAACTTCAAAGCATCTCTGCCACCGACTTTGACTAATGACATACAAATGTCCATGAAAACAAGTTCGTAGAAAGAATCGGAAAGACCTGGCTAGCTATagcacttttaaaaaaaaatcaagagatCCCCTTTGTTTTGTGGTACAAAGCACCTAAGTATCGAAAAAGACAATGaaagttcttttttttattagcaaCAAGGAAGGTCCAAGCATTTGATTGAGATCTCAATACCATGCGTGAATAATCATCACTGCATTCTTAAAAGTCACCAAGTGAAATAGTGAATAAgagcacaatttttttttcaggaaCCGAATATAAAgacattttttaattaaaaatgtttttagatgTCCATACTGTCTGAGTAGGCCATTGGAATAAGGTTGGACTTCAATGCTAAGAAGCAATGTATGGGATCCAAGTCCTTAATATCAAATTCTTTGATGAGAATATCAGTGAataaaaccataaaaaaaaaaaaaaactgatatcACTTGAACAATAGCTAATTGGTGATTTACTAGTTAGTTTATAAACTAGGTTACGGCACTTAATAGCTTTCGCCTCTTTTATGtgagtaaagaaaaataaaactctTCACTTCTTCCTAAGTATCGTATTTAGTTTTAAACATGGGCTTAATTAAATTGGCTAGGTCAATATATCCTCTCTCTACATCTAAGTTTGAATTCTCTtcattgtttatttaaaattagagtatcatttaaataaatataaagttACTGTAATCAAATATCACTTAGTCAAATTAAAATATCACGTCACTTTTTGTCGTAGGCATTTGTAGGTCACCAAACTTATATAAATTAGCCCAAGAAAATATTATTGAAAGCAATTTAGTACTTGCATGTTGTTAGGAAACTTCCACCATCTTTCTGCAGCTGGTCAATCATATTTTTCAACAACATAATCTAATCacagagaggaagaaagaggaacAACAAACAGTCTTAATTTCAAAACTTTCAggctaaaacaaaaagaaaccgAAAGTGCgactatatatataatatgcatCTCACTCTTTGTATATGAATGCAGAATGTGCTAACAAATTCAACATTGTCGACCTTAGCTTGATCTTAATTTACGAATTAGAGGCTGCATGGATGCCTTTTCTTTGTGAAAATGTATAGATATAAAACGTTAGAAACAGTCCAACCACTTAAAATAAACGGTTAAGAATATTGTTAAGAATATTATaggaaaaacaaattaattaaataaaatgatAGCTTCCATTTGGAGACAATTACATGTATGGTGTATGAAATGCAAAATCCattgaaaaatccaaaaatgtGATGTTCTGGAATGTAGAAAAGCGCATCCACATCAAAGTAAGGAGAAAAATTATAAATGATAGGTTATAGCTAATGGTTTTGATTCAAACAACGTACGTGGGTTTTGGTTGGAGCGGCTGGTTGTTTTTTCAGTTTAGTACAAACAAGTGCACTGATATAGCTTACAAGGGGCGCAGTGTGGAATTAAGTAGTTGTATTATTAGTGGTATAATTGATGCTTTCTCTGACCACATCCTTATTTAATCAAAATGGGTAATGTTTggaagatcaaatttttaaaccaaacttGCAATAAAATTTGGAATTAAGTAATTGTATCATTAGAATTGATGCTTTCGCTTTCTCTTTCCTCAGGTATACCACATCCTTAATTAATCAAATTGATCGTTTCTTGTTGTCCACGTTTGAAATTAACCTTTTCCTTACTTCAAAATACATATTCTTTGAACGGCATAGTAGTCGAttaattcttttattatttgatCAGTACTAATGCACTGTTCTGAGGCTGCAGGTTCATGCATGTTCTACGTACTTCATAATCTCTGtctttttatatatgtaaattacGACATTTCTTATGCGTACAAGTCCTATTGTTATGGGTAAACAATATGCATTTAGCACTGTTCTTTATTCTTCTCATGTTTATGAAATAAATACATTTTCTTTACATAACTATATTCCACGTGAATCGTTATTTTCTCAGAATGAAATCATCACAAATTTCAGTTCTTTGATACACCTCAAAGAGCATTTTGTTGAGAATGAAGTCAGGTGCGCCTCTCTTCAAACAAAGACGAaccacacccccccccccccccccccccccaaaaaaaatgcAAAGCAAAACGAGTCAGACAATGTGCCATTGAATTAGATAGCTTGATGGCGAAAAAACCTCCAGTGACCTGTTTGATCAGTAGCTCCTTCGAGTCCTCAATTGCCCTCAGTAATCATATCCCTATTAAAGAAGTATTAGAAGCCTGTTGGAGAATTATTGGTTTATAGGAAAACAAATTTGATGGgcataaaaattattatatttattttaaagtttttCTTTTGAGAAAAAGTAAATGACATTTTTGTAAATTacgttgtttttttttcatagaaTTAGGTATCTTCCTTAGATCACCTTTAAAAGTTAGAAACTTTAGAAACATGAGTCACATCATAATCTGACTTTGCACATATATCACTGCATTCACTACAAGAAATCGAATTAATATAGGCAAAAATATATGCCTCTAAAAACCACCAATAGGGACAAATATATAGAAAAATCACCCCTACTAACAAGGAGTGGCGGACATCTTCTTATGTTGCAGCAGCACATGAgtctatataaaaacaaaaaagaaaacgtAATAAACAACAACGCCAAATTACAAAGTAGAaatagaaaatggaaacaaGCTTCGatcaaaccaaataaaaagAGTTTTACCTTCTCTGTGACAAACCTTTCTTTTGGTCCTCTCGGAGTAGCAAAGGAGAAATAGAAAATGGAAAACTGATGAGTTGTGCAGCAATtgaagaagggagaagagaaaaGTGAGGGAAGTGGATTTGTatttgaattagggtttagataattgttgttttttttcCCTAGTAAATAATAATATCCTTTATTTTTATGATTTGTAAACATTAACTTGTAATTAAACATATCCGCcttaaatagaaaaaaaaagtttaaataaaTAAGTACAAACATCCGCCCCTAATGGGAAAAGTAATTagatttaaataattattagTTGAATTAGGGATTAATTTATTAGCCTCTAATAGCTAAATAAAGTAAAGGCAGTTTTTTTTTCCGCCCTAAAATTAATAGAGACGAATTATTGTTTGTTCCTATTAAATTAATAGAGACAATTGCATGTTTTCGCCCCTAATGACACTATAGAGGCAAATTTTTATCTTCCTTAGATCACTTTTAAAAGTTAGAAACTTTAGAAACATGAGTCACATCATAATCTGACTTTGCACATATATCACTGCATTGCACAAGTTATATAATTAGGAGACGAGAATACATGacgtatatatgtttttacctaGCAATAAGAAGCACCATTATTTCTGAATGTGCACTTGGATTAATTCTAGTTCACAATTGAATGTAAAACATGGAGAGTACGTATTGAACTTGAAGGTGATCCTTCgccattttctgatttttttttttttgtcaacctTTGCCATTTTCTGATAAGTGCTCCAAGATAGTGCTATAACAAAGTCTTTTTCTTGCATCGAGCGCGAAAAAGTTTTACTTGGGGCCACATAGTGGATCCCTTCTTCTCAAAACTCTGCATAATAATGTGTATTATATGGATGCAAtaatgtatgtatatgtgtatatacGGGTATATGATGTGACTCATCAGAGCATTGCTTGGTAACAATTCTCTCTCCTATATGTGCTAAACTGCTAATACATTCACAATTACACGTACTTCATTTGGCACTTTTTCTTTTATGGATATATAGCAGTGTTCGGATGTGGAAGCTGAATTTATTTGGAGTTATGCTTCTGATAGGAAATTTTCTAATTAAACAATTATTTGAGTAAAATGGAATTTTAACCTTTATAAAAACTGCACACACATTTCTCAATAAGTTGTAGAAATTCAATGGTGTATAAAATTGTATGGTGAAGGATTGAAATTGGCAAATCTTAGATTTATGTTTTAAGGATTGTTTGTTTGATGAAGTAGAGACTTATAGTTTTAGTTCATTCGTTCCCTGAATTAGGAAAAGCTTGTACTCGAATTAAAAAGCTAATCATATTCTCCTTGATTTTAAACTGGCCTTATAATTGTTAGTTCTTGTGGGAAAATTTGGAACtatcatttttaattattagtaAGGAGAAGGGGAAGAATTCGAAACtattatgataatttttttttggtggagggggggggggaggttTCAGATCCGAGACGCACCAAACACCTTATCCACTAAGATATTGGATCACATACTTGAAACTTTGTTGATTTCTGAAATTAACAACCAATTACAATTAAAGTTATCATTCTTGTTATCGTATTCAGAGAATTCGATGGGCAACTGCTAAAGAGGATTTATTTGTTAAGCTTAATTTTATAGTTCGATTATTCAAATTAAGGGGGGAACAACAATATTTTTACTTGTGATCGCTAATGAAAATCTTATTTACAAAGGTTCTTGATCCGCTGAGGATCTTTATGGAAGATTGCATTATGACTAAGGATAGTCATTAGGACATGCATGttacaaaaatatttaaattgaagGTGCTCCTAAATCTTTGACACTCAAACGTAATAAGAGTTTCCTCACATGActtcatttattttttctttttaatcatTTTGGAGGAAAAGGGGTCCAATTTGATACCTCTTTTAATTTTGAGGAAGAAAATTACCACCACATCAAATCAGTAAAAAAATGATGCATgcatgttattttattttttattttatttttaatatggaGCAACAATGTTAGGGCGACATATTGAATAAGTACTCGACTACAACAACTAGATATGTCTAGTCGTTTTATTTAGTATCCTAGAAAATTTAAAAGAACAGTGTCTTATGCACGctctcttatttttctttttagaagGGACCAACTAGTGGTTCCGCCACGACATATCACATTTTCGGGGGCTGATAAGGCTCATAAAGACATTTCAGCCTTCTCTTGGCATGTATGCTctttttttagttatttatacttttatttgGTTTTGTCTCAATtcacttggttttttttttcaattcaaatgtCAATAATGAATAAAAGTATGCACACGAAGAAAAAAGTGTCCGAAAATTATTTCCCGATTACATGTCGATTTGGTAGTTAACAGTAtgacttttcttttttctttaggTTTCAACTATTGACAAGGTTTGAAGGGTGTTATTATTGAGTGCATTGGGGCCACACAGTGGTCCCTCCCCCAATTCTATTACAATATAGAGGCCGAAAAATACAGGCAAGAACAAGAGTTGTAATTTCGTCGCTTTGTGCTGTGGAATCACAGTTATAAATTGACAAGCGACCCCGTTTGAAAATACTTGTGAGCGATCGAGCGAGCAGCCTAGTCGACTGCGCGTGTGTTGCGATTCTCaacttcttttctctttcccctcaggtttttttgtttctattaaACCCCAccatccctccctccctcccctcCTGTTTCATCATCCCCCAAACAACCCACAAACCTCCTCtgttctttctcttcctctgtTTTTCTCTTCCTCAAATTCTTTGAAATCTTCGAGGTAGAATTACAATCCTTCAAATGGGTTTTCTCGTTTCGTTccattgaatcaaaattttcatgcTTTGGTATGTTTAGAGTGTGAAagtttgtagttttttcttGTGTGTGCAGGCAAGTAAAAATGACCAACCAAAATGTGCTAGTTACTGATGCCAAAGGCATGGCTATTACAGTCACGGTTGCTGCAAAAAAGGCTATGTTTTCACAGTCGGTTCCGAAACCGATGActgagggaggaggaggagggtgcTTCACCATTCCCATGAACATCAAGGTTTTGAAAGTTGACACAGAAGGCGGAGCAGCCAGAGTCAATGCTTGGGTTGACTCCTTGAGAGCATCTTCTCCAACTCGTGTCAAATCAGCCACTCCTCAGTCTCTTTCTGAAACCGTGGATTATAACTCTTGGACTGTAAGCATTGCTCTAAAAAAATAACTTAATAATTATGGTTGTtttaaaattgaatttaaactaattagtttttggttaaatatatAGATTCATCATCCATCAGCCATGAGCATGTTCGAGCAGATAACCAATGCTTCAAAGGGCAAGCAGATTGTAATGTTTCTTGACTATGATGGCACCCTCTCCCCCATTGTAGAAGACCCAGATAGTGCTTTCATGTCCAATGAGGTTTATTCTTTCTCCCGTCTGATTCTGCTCAACTTTCTtcagaaaatatatttttatgtcaTACACGTATCTATATATGTACACTATACGTATATGCCTTTCGTAGGTTTTGAATTACTATGGTAATTTTGGTCAGATGAGAAAAGCAGTGAGGGACGCTGCTAGATACTTTCCCACAGCAATAGTTAGCGGGAGGTGCAGAGACAAGGTACAGTTTTCCTTTCTGtataaagaaatatatataaatattggtttctttttgtttttcttttttttttcatgattaGTGGAACTATATTTATATTGGTAATTGTGTTTTTGGATAATTTTGCAGGTTTATAGCTTTGTACAATTAGGAGAGCTTTATTATGCAGGCAGCCATGGGATGGACATCAGGGGACCATCCAAAAGTAGCAAATATAAGAATGTGAGCTCTAGTGTGATACCACAATAAAAGTTCTCTATCTTCGTTTTTTGTTTTACTATTGTATCAGTTTTTGTTATGATTTTActtaatttgttaattggtgAATTATTTAGGATAATCAAGCGGTTCTCTTCCAACCAGCCAGTGAGTTTGTACCAATGATTGATGAGGTTTGTTCACTGATACCaattttaagaaaagaaaaaggagaatacCAAAAAGTGTGTTTGGAAgactaattaattttttgtaattcTTTTAACAGGTGTACAAAACTTTATTGGAGAAAACTAGATCCATCTCAGGAGCTAGGgtagaaaataataaattttgctTATCTGTACACTTCCGTTGTGTTGATGAGAAGGTAAGCAAATAAATCCCActattattttcatttatttttcttaattttaaccTGTTTTTAGTCATGTAATCTGATGAAGCGCACATTTATTTCTGttcattgtttttttaatttgccAGAGTTGGGCAGCTTTAGCAGAGCAAGTTAGACTTGTACTCAATGAGTACCCAAAGCTCAGATTGACTCAAGGGAGGAAGGTAACTACTGGTCACCCATTTCTACCTTTATTTGGATCAATCATCTTGACCAAACATATTTCAGTGAATTTTTTGCATGGCCGCGGTTATTTTTTGTACACAAGCAACTGCATGCCTAACAGTGGTCTATTGGTTTTAAACAGGTATTAGAGATCAGGCCAACAATCAAATGGGACAAAGGCAAAGCTCTTGAATTCTTGCTAGAGTCATTAGGTGAGTCTTAGAGTCAAAATTTTCTTGTAAGACTATGCTTTGTATTAGCTGAATGATGAAGATCCTATGATACGATTGACATTAATTAATGTTCACAAACACCGATGAACGTGTGAACGAGATTATTCCCGATTAACAAAATCTCATATTAATGAAATAATTATTCTGAGGATATTGAATTATTGTCTCTGTAGGATATGCGAACTCAAATGAAGTATTTCCAGTCTATATTGGAGATGATCGAACAGACGAGGATGCCTTCAAGGTATGAAATGCCATCCCTACCCTACGTACATTTCTTTAATTTGATAAAGTAACAATATTTTCGTAGAAGTCTTTTGACATATTTTTCACTTCCAAAAATGTCCAGGTGCTACGAGATAGAGGACAAGGATTTGGTATTCTAGTTTCTAAAGTTCCAAAAGAAACAAATGCTTCTTATACTTTACAAGAACCAGCGGAGGTACGAACAATATTATTGAATGGAATTTATGCTATATATattatctaaatatttttattttggtttttaacATAATGTTTCATATTATTACATTACTTTTACAGGTTAAGGACTTTTTGCGGCGTTTGGTGAAATGGAAGAGATTGTCGAACCAACAAAGGAACTAGGTCGATCGACTGGTAGAGGACGGGGAGCGCGCTCAATTGATTAAAACCCACCCTAAAATTTTGTCAAGGGTGGATTGAATTATGTAGTTTAATTTATTGTTAAgtaattattaattattgaaCTGAATCCCATAATTAATTTGGAAATTGTGTATATAATGGTCTCTCTCAAGATCTCTCATTGTCTTGCGGTCTATTTGTTTTATCAACCACATCTGTCTGCATGGTCATTGTTTACTTAATCATGATGGAAACCTAGCTATatatatgaataaactcttcgAGTTGTATTTTTCAAACTAAAACGACATTCACTTGACAGTACATGACCATGTACATTCCATAATTAATGTAACATTCACATTCTCAATGCAGAATTTACTTCAAAAAATATAAGGACTTAAAAGTAAAACTTGAATACATGAAATGTAAACACAAGAAATTTTGTACAATTGAGGAATTCAAACTTAATGTGGACATCTTAAGGTTACAATTTAGTCCATAGTCACTTTTTTATCATTTGGTCATATGTAAAGTTAGTTTTTTCCCATTTTATAATTTGATCAAAGAAATTTAGGCAATATTTTTTTGTCTCCAAGCCAAGTACATCTGCAAAGAGAACAATCACGGCAGTTATATTGACTGGGAGTCAACTTTTCACACGCATGCAACCATTGTTTTACGATGACTTATATAGAGCAGGTACACAGTCATAGTGATACATTCTAAAAAGTTTTTTATGTAAAGAGTGGACCCAACCAATATCAGCCTGTTTGAGACGTTCAATTCTCATGTAATATAGTTTCCTTTTTTGTgccaaaaaaataaagacaTGTATAAGTTTTGTCCATATATCATTGTTTTATTAGCACGAGATGTCACATAACAATGTACTTATGCTATGTAAGTTGTTCTTTTGTTTGTGGAGGATGCTTTTTCCAACCGAAGAAATGCTTCCTATGTATTACTAACTTGACATATTAATCCTATGAATTATTAAGTAAAGAAAAAAGTTGTTGTGGCCTATGTTtaattgagagagagaaaggaggcaTGGTATGGAGAACAGAGATGGAGAAAATGGTTTGAGGAATTCTATGTGTTATTTCTCAGAtcttgtgtctttatttatagtaatgagGAGAGAAACTTAC includes:
- the LOC126631218 gene encoding probable trehalose-phosphate phosphatase D, which encodes MTNQNVLVTDAKGMAITVTVAAKKAMFSQSVPKPMTEGGGGGCFTIPMNIKVLKVDTEGGAARVNAWVDSLRASSPTRVKSATPQSLSETVDYNSWTIHHPSAMSMFEQITNASKGKQIVMFLDYDGTLSPIVEDPDSAFMSNEMRKAVRDAARYFPTAIVSGRCRDKVYSFVQLGELYYAGSHGMDIRGPSKSSKYKNDNQAVLFQPASEFVPMIDEVYKTLLEKTRSISGARVENNKFCLSVHFRCVDEKSWAALAEQVRLVLNEYPKLRLTQGRKVLEIRPTIKWDKGKALEFLLESLGYANSNEVFPVYIGDDRTDEDAFKVLRDRGQGFGILVSKVPKETNASYTLQEPAEVKDFLRRLVKWKRLSNQQRN